In Kutzneria kofuensis, the DNA window ACCGACCTGCCGGACGGCGTGCGGGACGCGGTGCTGCTGGACGGCACCCCGATGTTCTGGCTGCCGTTCGGACAGCTGGCGCACAGCGCCCGAACCGGCGAACCGGCCTTCGACGCGGTGTTCGGCCGGTCGTTCTGGTCCCATGTGGACAGTGATGCCCGATCGGGCGCGGTGTTCGACGCGGCGATGACGACGATGAGCCGCCGGCCAGCTGCACGGCCAGGTGCCCGATCGAGCCGGCGGCCGCGTGCACCAGCACGCTCTCGCCCTCGGCCAGCCGGCCGGCCTTCAGCACCTCCAGGGCGACCTGGCCCGGCGAGGTCAGCATCGTCGCCTCGGCGGCGTCCATCTCCGCCGGCACGGAGACCAGGTACTTGGCCGGCGCCAGCGAGTAGTCCGCGTACGAGCTGTGGAAGGCGACGCCGGTCACCCGGTCGCCGACGGCGACGTTGGTGACGCCCTCGCCCAGCGCGTCGACGTAGCCGACGACGTCACCGCCGGGCGACGCGGGCAGCGCGACGTTGCCGGCGTAGAAGATGCCGCGGCGCTCCTGGGTGGACGCGAAGTTCACGCCGATCGCCTCGGCCCGCAGCCGCACCATGCCCGGCCCCGGCTCCGGGATCGGCAGCTCGTCGATCTGGAGCACCTGCGGCGGACCGTACTGGTGGTAGCGCACGACTCGCATGGAATTCCCCTCAGGCATAGGACTCGGCCAGGTTCATGGTGGCAATGCTGTTGCGGCTCAACGCTTCCCGGACGAAGTCCCGGTGTTCGGCGTCGCGCAGGATCACGGTGTGCTGGGAACGGATGACCGCGCCGCCGTCGACGGGGCGCACGGTCCACTCGCCGGTGTGCACGTCCATCAGCGCGGGCGTGCGGGTCTGCTTGTAGACGATGCGGCGCTCGGCGGGGAAGCAGATCCGCACCGACTCGGTCGTATGGGTGGAGCCGTCGGCGGTGCGCGTGTCCATGGACATCAGCTGCACACCCGGCTCGTCCTCGACCAGGTCGAGCCGGGCCACGTGCGGCAGCCGGTCCGGCCAGCGCTCGGCGCGGTCCAGGAACTCGTACGCGGCGTCGGCGCTGCCGTCCACCCGCACCTCGTCGGCGAACGAGAACATCAGCTCGCCGAGCTCGGAGTGCTTCTCCGCCAACGACTTCAGGTTTCCCAGCTCGCGGCCGCTGTTGCGGTCGGTGGCCTTCTCCACCCAGGCGACGTGCTCGGGGGCGTCGTCGACGACGGTGAAGTCGTGCAGCAGGGTCAGGCGGCAGTCATCGGGCCCCAAGGGTTCCACGACCCAGGTGCCGCACATCGACTCGACCGGCGCGGCGGACACCTCCTGGCGGAACTCGATCCGGCGGGCCTTCGCGTCCAGCTTGCGGCGTGAGGTCCAGGACTTGACGGTTCCGTTGGCGGTGGCCCACATCCGCAGCCGCTCGTCCACGCCGTCGAACTCCGTCCGGCGCACGTGGATGTTGGGCGGCAGGTACTGCGGCCACATGGTGGTGTCGGCGATCAGCCCCTAGACGAGGTCCGCGGGGGCGCCGACGTCGATGCCGTGACTGGTCTGGTGCACGTCGATCCCCCGTTCTCAGTAGTTTCCGAGGCCGCCGCAGACGTTGAGCGCCTGCGCGGTGATGGATGCGGCG includes these proteins:
- a CDS encoding methyltransferase family protein produces the protein MLLANAHRFAAIVQVAAELGVADRLAGGPLPVRELAAACGAHEQALGRILRSGALLGLFREVEPDCSELTPVSEGLRTDLPDGVRDAVLLDGTPMFWLPFGQLAHSARTGEPAFDAVFGRSFWSHVDSDARSGAVFDAAMTTMSRRPAARPGARSSRRPRAPARSRPRPAGRPSAPPGRPGPARSASSPRRRPSPPARRPGTWPAPASSPRTSCGRRRRSPGRRRRRW
- a CDS encoding aromatase/cyclase, whose translation is MIADTTMWPQYLPPNIHVRRTEFDGVDERLRMWATANGTVKSWTSRRKLDAKARRIEFRQEVSAAPVESMCGTWVVEPLGPDDCRLTLLHDFTVVDDAPEHVAWVEKATDRNSGRELGNLKSLAEKHSELGELMFSFADEVRVDGSADAAYEFLDRAERWPDRLPHVARLDLVEDEPGVQLMSMDTRTADGSTHTTESVRICFPAERRIVYKQTRTPALMDVHTGEWTVRPVDGGAVIRSQHTVILRDAEHRDFVREALSRNSIATMNLAESYA